A segment of the Camelina sativa cultivar DH55 unplaced genomic scaffold, Cs unpScaffold00543, whole genome shotgun sequence genome:
GGGTTATGAAAAACAGATATTATCGAGATGACACAATTCTTGATGCTaaacaaaggaaaaatcaatcatatggCTGGTCTTCTATTTTAATAGGATTAGACCTTCTTAAAAAAGGAAGCCGGTTCATAGTAGGGGATGGTAAAACAATACGCATAggtttagataattttttagaTGAGCATCCCCCAAGACTAGTGCAAACCGAATTACACCTATGTTCCATACCACTAGAACATGTAATATCTAAGATGGGGAACTCTCGGCAATGGGATGTCAATAAATTTTCCAACATTGTTCCATTACCCGAGCAGGAGGCCATTCAAAGAATTCATTTATCACAAGTAGAAATTCCCGATAAACTTATATGGAACTACACTCGATCAGGTACCTATTCTGTTAAATCAGGTTATTGGTTTGCTTCTCACTTCCCTTTTGACCCGGGAGAGGACCTCAACATACCACATGGCTCCATTGaactaaaaaataagatttggaAACTAAAACTTATACCGAAGGTAAAACATTTTATCTGGCGTGTTCTATCGAAGGCTATACCTACCAGGACAAGATTGCGTAGCAGAGGAATGCACATAGATACCATTTGTCCGAGATGTCAACAATCAGAAGAAACTATAAACCATCTTTTATTTACATGTCCTTTTGCTCTTATGACATGGTGTGCTGTCGGTTCATCATCACTCCCCATAACTCAAATCCAATCAGATGTTGAAGAAAACATTGCTAAGTTGTTATCCTTTCATTCACAATCTCCCAACATCTATGAATCGATTTtaccatttgttttgttttggagaaTATGGAAGGCACGTAATAATCTGGTTTTCAATAACTATCGGGAGAGTGTATCTAAAACGGTACTCCAGGCAAAATCTGATACAAAAGAATGGACCAAGAACTTACACCATTTCACAACATCAATGCCGGTTAGAAGGACATCGCCTACCTCATGGTTACCACCGACTTTTCCGTATCTTAAATGCAATTTTGATACAAGTTATGATCATACAACAAGACGAGCAATAGGTGGATGGATTTTCAGAAATTCCCAGGGTGAAGCTATACTGTGGGATGCGACTAGACTTCCTAATACAAGATCACCACTAGAAGCAGAAACAAAAGGATTACTAGCTAGCATTCAACAAGCTTGGATAAGAGGATACCGGTCAATTATTTTTGAAGGAGACTGTgacattttaatcaaattagtaAATGGTCATCAAATTGATGTCTCCTTAACAAACCTACTCCAAGATATTAAAACTTGGGCTTCTAAAATAGACTGCTCCTTCATTTTTACTAAAAGAGAATGTAATATTGTAGTTCATTCTTTAGCAAAGTTTGGCTGTGCTAATTGTTCTTACTATTCCAACTCTGTATTAAAGCCTCCTTGGCTAATTAACTCTCTTTGTAATGGCTAATCTATATCAATATATTTactttgaggaaaaaaaaatataatttggtcaCATGCAAAAtagtctactttttttttttttttgggtcaaatcaAAATAGTCTACTTTAGGTGATGCTTTCAATActcttctttgaatttttgattgttttttttttccacggCGCCCACGTGTGTTTATTAATCTCTAGTTCTCTACctatatgttttattattatatttgattggctccatatttttttcagacttatttttatgtttctagTTCCATTgttatttttgacaaaattaaatcttattttctattcTACTGTAAagtatattttacattttaaattatacacaatgaaagtaatatttttttatggtttCTGAATATGATTAGTtgcatattattatatttaaattatatttttaatggtttCTGAATATATTTAGTTCCATATTAAATATACTTTATGGTTTCTTATATGCAACTAAATATAttcagaaatttttaaaatactataatttgaaTATACTAATGGTGAtaatttatatcttttaaataaatttattatgtaaatttaatattattaatgataaaatgATTTGTgccatatctatatatatttatatatacatttttgaagtacattttgtattCTATCCTTTGTTTTGTAAGATATTGCATAATTAATCCTTTGACAATTTGAATAAGTAAGAAAACATTTGaggtaatttttataaataaatctatatatacatttttgaagtacattttgtattCTATCCTTTGTTTTGTAAGATATTGCATAATTAATCCTTTgacaatttgaataaataagaaaacatttgaggtaagttttataaataaataataccaaaatcggaaataatatatgttttcctaaaatatcttaacaaaatcaatttctgttttcctttttaataaaagttttaaatgttttagtgaaaaaatattactatgtTCCTTATGTTGTTAAACGATTTTAATGTTCTAgcaaagataaacaaataatattacaCTCTGCAAATAACCCAAAACTGACTAAACCAAATTTATCTTCTatagaaacaataatattataaacttggAAAACATTAAATCGATGATTCTAATTTAACTATCCATATCTAATATAAATCGATTTTTACCTAACCCCaaaaatactaatcaaaataTCCGACAATTGTGAAATCTTTGGTGATTAATTCTCATACTTGCTCACCAAGCATATCTATTAGCATTGATCATCTATAAATACAGCCTAAACCACATCTCATAACACCATCAACACCTAAAGCGAACAACACATACCACTCATGGCATGTGATGACTTACTCCTCCACTCATGGCACtgttacaaaaacaattatctAGGCTCTTGAATTGGTATTGACAacggtttttttgtttttatttttgtttttatgacaCCATATCcagtttttattttagtttggtttattttgtcATGAACATGCTAATTAACAGGTTttctaatgtgttttttttagttttcaaaatttattttttaattatatggaaACCAAATAACTTCttaaaatacttttaatttttgatgtACAGTATCATTATTTCCAAAAGCAAGTTAAAATTAGTTGGTGGCAAGCTAAAAGATGAAGAACATTTTTCATTcgttgtaatttttttgacgtagtagttatttttattagtttatttattattttctatataatctttaatttaatattttatttgtatgtacatatttttggtttttggcttTGGTCtaataaattgttaattattatataaaaacaataaaaaaaaattttagcgggtttctcttttttttttggatgaattCCAGCGTATTAAATCTTACAATTTAATACCAAgatcttaaaattatattaattagtaattaaatattttacatcacCTCTCATCTAACAAATAAGATAtggattttaagaaaaaataattacttctaaattttatattttacattcataaacataatgcataaatattataagtttacagattaaaaaagatatattttattatgatgtaaatagaaaattttaatttataaaagtgtacaatatatatgtaaatatgacATAATGATCtctcttaataaaaaaatataatagctAGCGGAGTGAGAGGGTTAGTATAATATTCATTCGGTGTAAGATAAGTGATTGTTAATCTCCTTTAAAAACTcgaactataaatatataattataatactaaATAATCAAGTTTGTTAAACATGTTAAATCTATAAGatactaaattttaaagttatcaCACATTTATTATACATGGACGGATAGTATCGCCGCATCACTGCCACAACCACTTAAGCCAAGTGGCATAACTACGGCCTCTCAATCAATTTCGTAGCTCTTATCTGAGAGAGGTCGATCTATATAGAGGGCTAACTACTAAATTGGTTTGATTGATAACACTCATGTTTCTCATGGGATGGTGCAAGTCCACAAGTCTTCCTGGTCACAATATAGTAATACTATAgtagtaaaataaaagaagaaaaaaaattaactaaaccCCTTATACATTTGATAATCTAAAAAATAagtatgcaaaaaaaaaaaaaaaaacattccgaTTTAATTCGAAACGGATGAGTATATATGTTATTTGTTCCATTGGATATtagattttagtatttatttccAACTACTCTCCCAAACAATATGTAGTTGTAGTGGCAACTTTTTgcttaaattttgtaaataagttggTTATTAAAACCAATGTGGAGTTGGCCAAGTTAGTGAGGGGTTCATGTGTACCATCAAAATATTTGTTAGTAATTAGTGGCCttatgaaatctttttttttttgctctgtatGGATCACATATCTTGGGGAGTACTGTCTGATCATTTCTATAGGAGTGGAGATCGCAGATATTTTGTCAAACCCTACATGAATATTAATGACAATAAGCATATGATCACCACCACCATAGATTAAGATACCTGCTAATGTATACCGCATAAGGAACCGTCTAGAACATTAGGAAAACAGATACATCCTTAGTTTCAGAAAGAATACAAAGCCATGTGTTTTTTTACCGTGGTATATCTCATTGTTCTCGGTTTGAGGTTTGTAGTCAGTGGAACTTGAATCCACAGGTAAAAGATGGCTCATATGTTTCATTTCTTTCTGAAGTATAAGTATGGTTTTGATTGGTAACTAATTCGCATAAAGGCATTAGAAAACATGATTCTAGAACCATTAGATGTTATGTACTTCTCCACAAGTGATAGGGAAAGAACATAGAAATGAAACATTATTTTCTCAAGTGTATCCTTCAGGACCCATCACTCTCCTCATTTTTCCAGGAGGTGACAGTACGGCCGGGCTACTTCCGTGTTGGTTTTGCTCAGAGGCCTTTGGTTCGAGGGCGTCTCCTTTTGAAGCTGGAATCTGAAGCTTCCCTGGCTCAGTTGGTGATGGAGAAGACGAGAAGTACCTGATGAAAAACCAAATGATAATCAGGGCGatgaaacaagttttttttctttctcttgtgaGTTTCTTTTGAAAGGCTTAACCTGTGATCCAAAGCTTGTTGTATGGTGATCCTTTGTCGTGGGTCATAGATGAACATTTTTGCTAGAAGATCCAAAGCATCATCGCTTGCCATAGGGAAAATGGTACGTAATGGTGGAGCAGGTGTATAGGAGAACTCCATGTAGTCTGGGAGATAGATCATATCAGACCATTGGGAAGGTACTGGAGTTCCAAAAGCTTGAAAGATCTTTCCGAGTTGATCAATCTCAGTAGAACCCTGAAGAAAGCAAAGCATTACGTAAAATAAATGTTGACAACTGTGAATATAAAGACAATCCTGAAGTATAGAATCATCTTTTGGGAAACATAAAGTataaaacaaagtaaagaaCTTACAGGAAGAAATGGTCTACGAAGTAATAGCTCAGCAAAGATACAGCCTGCAGCCCAAACATCAACCCCAGCTCCATACTGTCGACTCCCAAATAGTAACTCAGGCGCTCTGTACCATGTAGCAAATACCTGGGTCGATAAACATATTCAGCACTAAATCAAACTTTAGGACTCTTCCACAAGCAAATTCTAACCAAAAGAGATACTTTAGATCTGAATCTGAATCAAACTTTAGGAATCTTCCACAAGCATATCTCACCAACAAAAACATCTACACAACCAATCAGTTTTATTATCCTCTAGAGTAAATAATGTCTATAAGTCTGTAAGCCAACAATTTGGTATTCAGTGACTTTGAACAACCAATCGTTTATCTTACCAAAACCAGAAAACATAAGTATGCAAGAATcagaattaaaaacataagatgTCCTCTCATCAGCAACAAAAATTGGTATCTAGCAACTTGTAACCACAAACCTTTCACAAACCGAAAACCAAGGATgcattagaaacaaaaacatatgctGTCTTCTCAACACCCAGTTTCTACTCTGAGTTTGTTCCCAAGAAACATATCCAACAGAATCATCAAGAACTAGACTAATCTATCTGCCAATTCAAGCCAAAAAAACCCATGAAATTACCTGATGAGTAAACCTCCGATCTGGACTCCCAAACAACCTAGCCAAACCAAAATCAGCCAACTTCAACAAACCATTCTCTCCAATCAGCAAATTATTAGGCTTCATATCcctaaaaacaaacacaaacaaaccatcacatcatcaaaaccaaacctttaacaaaaaagaaaccaaacatacgaaaaaataaaaactcttcCTTTACTAAACCTATGAAGAACCCATTTCTTATGACAATAAGCTAAGCCCTTCAAAGTCATCAACATATAAGACTTGATATCACCAGGAGATAAGAAGATGTTACGGTCACGAATCACAGCTTCCAAATCCGTTTGCATATACTCAAAAACAAGATGCAAGCTTCCATCGTGAGGGAAAGCATCAATGAGCTCAACGATGTGTGGATGATTCAGCTCTTTTAATAGCTTAACCTCTCTCAAAGCTGTGAAATTTACTCCTTCCTTTTGGTTTCCTAACCTAATCTTCTTCACTGCTACAGTTTTCCCAGTCTATAACACAacagaacaaataaaaatcaaagctttaaagtttgaatctattgattgaaatttgaaatcGGGGAGAAGGGTTTAGGGTGTTTTACCTTTGTGTCTGTGGCTTTGTAAACGACACCGTATGTTCCTTCTCCGAGTACTTGACGGCGAAGGTACCGATCTACTGGTTGATTTTCGCCGGATTTTGACATTGGGGTTTAGTGTTTTGAACACTTCGACGACGAAGACGAGGGCTAATGAGTAATGGAAGCACCTTAAAGAATTAGATTCGTTTGGTCTTAATTTTGCCCTTATATTTCAGTATTTTATGAAGTGAACCTCATACTTCTAAAATTATCAGAAACAGCCCTATTGGAGCATGTTAAagctttcaagtttcaagtcTTTGCCTTTTGTTATATAACAGAACTCGATCGGAGCATGTTAGATAGTTCAGTTCATTTAGGGATATAGCGGGAGTGCGTCGAGAACAGGTTATTCGGGTATTGAAGCGTAGTATTCAGTAAACTATGGGATGGTTCAGAAAACTCTATGATCTTTGAAAAAGGTTGGCTTTGCTTCGATTAATGCtttgccccaaaaaaacaaaaaacattcaaacatgTCAAGAATCTCTTCCCTAGAGCCTCtagaaacaaagtacaaacaaaGCAAAATGCAACATCTTTTCGAGACAGAGATTATAGTTCTCATCCAGACTTTTGGGCATAAGGAAGAATCATGATTCTTGAGGTTCTGGAATTGGTGGCTGATCAGACAAAACCTGAGCTTCACCATTGACATcaggttgttgttgttcattAGAAGGCTCAGGAGGAGGAGCGGCAGTGGCAGCAGCAGTCTGTTCATCTTCTGGATGGAAATTAATAGGGAATTTAGTAACTCTAGGCTTGTCGGAGAGTATGTTCCTCTGGACTTTATCAATCAAAACCTTAGTTGGAGGCTCTTCCCTGAGTTGCTCATCCTCGTAGTCATTGTTCACGTAATACCCAACTCTCATGAATTCTTGACCCATGTAAGAACATGTCAACAACAGCACAGTGACACCAATGATGTCTTCTTCACGAATCTTTGATGGATCCGGAGGATCCGCCTGTAAAAAAACACAGTAACAGAGAGAGTTAAAACCAAGACTCTGTTGCTAAGGTCACAACTGTAACAAGGGAGTGTGACAATGTTTACCTGCAAAACGAACCGGTAGTTGCCAACATTAACAGGGCCTACAAGAACACTCTCGAGAAGTTGATCATAAGTCTCATCTTCTGCTGAGCCTACATAGATCAGTTTCCATTCCAAATCTGTACCAAAAGCAACGCTGGGGTCTAAGTACTGAACAAACCTAATGTTATCATAGCTTTACACCATACATTACAAACAATCATACAAAAACACTAATCAAAGGCGAGACCTTTGTGCAAATAGATCAATCCCAACTAATAAGACAACAGGACTTCTACAAGTACACACCCAAAAtctcaaagtttcaatctttaaatTGACATCACAAATCATAACCAAGCATGAATCTGATATAGCAATAAGGGTACATCACAAACAGTAAGAAGAAtacaaaaacctaattttacaaaaccaagcaaatcataaaaaaaaatttcaaattctgGGGAGGAAAGGAGAATTTTTTTACCGTCTTTGAGAGAGTTCAAACACTCGTAAGAGATCTCAAACTGAAAAGGGCTAACGAACGGAGCAGGATTATCCAAGACGGCGACGTTGGTGATGTTGATAGCACTCATTATATGTTTATCGAACCCTAAAACTTCATTCAAACTGGGGAGATAGAGAACCCAgataacaaaattgaaaaaaagttcCGCTTATTGAACAAATTCGAAGCAAGGAAGGAGCTAGGGTTTTGAAATTAACGA
Coding sequences within it:
- the LOC104773437 gene encoding cyclin-dependent kinase D-2, which produces MSKSGENQPVDRYLRRQVLGEGTYGVVYKATDTKTGKTVAVKKIRLGNQKEGVNFTALREVKLLKELNHPHIVELIDAFPHDGSLHLVFEYMQTDLEAVIRDRNIFLSPGDIKSYMLMTLKGLAYCHKKWVLHRDMKPNNLLIGENGLLKLADFGLARLFGSPDRRFTHQVFATWYRAPELLFGSRQYGAGVDVWAAGCIFAELLLRRPFLPGSTEIDQLGKIFQAFGTPVPSQWSDMIYLPDYMEFSYTPAPPLRTIFPMASDDALDLLAKMFIYDPRQRITIQQALDHRYFSSSPSPTEPGKLQIPASKGDALEPKASEQNQHGSSPAVLSPPGKMRRVMGPEGYT
- the LOC104773438 gene encoding probable histone chaperone ASF1A codes for the protein MSAINITNVAVLDNPAPFVSPFQFEISYECLNSLKDDLEWKLIYVGSAEDETYDQLLESVLVGPVNVGNYRFVLQADPPDPSKIREEDIIGVTVLLLTCSYMGQEFMRVGYYVNNDYEDEQLREEPPTKVLIDKVQRNILSDKPRVTKFPINFHPEDEQTAAATAAPPPEPSNEQQQPDVNGEAQVLSDQPPIPEPQES